One Salmo trutta chromosome 26, fSalTru1.1, whole genome shotgun sequence DNA window includes the following coding sequences:
- the LOC115163160 gene encoding ribosome biogenesis protein NOP53: protein MAAVKRLKRLAASQPGFMSFKSSAGSDDLNSGQRKRVNKNKKKNWNKHSDIQDVEEFLDDVRLQERATGGLISEKPDDSLFFVDIGEQRKYVQPVQEGKKGKKSKSRPLRIDLILQHDSLVPPPKDVLAHQQPNAKKLRRIAENAEKLAALGVLPRRLKRLLNRRPAITTSKSKTEANNFPDRPYYDLWGGDAKETADPYYLEQTGKKRVKRPEKLNSKPSVLPAVEVIAPGGSYNPDFFSHQALLLEAHEVEVKREKAELRIERQLAVNREDTATEETVFQEQVEGLVEEDEEDDDEEEEDVSIRGGLQQEKKTEKERRRERADKIKLQQKQAARAFTDKKQQLFQLRSIQATLKSLEQQTRERVAQRKANQEAEKSMPRRLGRLKFQAQDLEVQLSNEIPGSLRTLKPEGSVLKDRFKSMQKRNMIEPRERAKFKRRHKVKYVEKRAFKEIT from the exons ATGGCGGCGGTCAAGAGACTGAAACGCTTGGCAGCGTCGCAGCCAGGATTCATGTCTTTTAAATCGTCGGCCGGTTCAGATGACTTGAACAGTGGCCAGAGAAAGCGtgtgaataagaataagaaaaagAATTGGAACAAACACAGTGATATTCAAGATGTTGAAGAGTTTTTGGATGACGTGAGACTTCAGGAAAGAGCTACAGG AGGACTGATATCTGAGAAGCCAGATGATAGTCTGTTCTTTGTGGACATCGGAGAGCAGAGAAAATATGTCCAGCCAG TCCAAGAGGGAAAGAAGGGGAAGAAGTCAAAGTCGCGGCCCTTGAGGATAGACCTAATCCTGCAGCATGACTCCCTCGTCCCTCCACCTAAAGA tgTTTTGGCCCACCAGCAACCGAATGCAAAGAAACTCCGCCGCATTGCAGAGAATGCAGAGAAATTGGCGGCCCTGGGTGTGTTACCACGGAGACTGAAACGGCTCTTGAACCGCAGACCTGCAATTACAACGTCAAAATCAAAAACGGAGGCCAACAACTTCCCAGACAGACCCTATTATGATCTGTGGGGAGGTGATG CCAAAGAGACAGCCGATCCTTACTACCTTGAGCAAACAGGGAAGAAGCGTGTGAAG CGACCAGAGAAGCTCAACTCAAAGCCCTCTGTTCTCCCGGCAGTGGAGGTCATAGCCCCTGGAGGCTCCTACAACCCAGACTTCTTCTCCCATCAG GCCTTGTTACTAGAGGCCCATGAGGTGGAGGTGAAGCGGGAGAAAGCGGAGCTGAGAATTGAGAGACAGCTGGCTGTCAACCGAGAGGATACCGCCACTGAG GAGACAGTCTTCCAGGAACAAGTGGAAGGGCTCGTGGAAGAGGATGAagaagatgatgatgaggaggaagaggatgtttCTATTCGTGGCGGCTTGCAGCAGGAGAAAAAGACGGAGAAAGAAAGGAGGCGAGAGAGAGCCGACAAGATAAAG TTGCAACAGAAGCAGGCAGCGAGGGCGTTCACTGACAAGAAGCAGCAGCTCTTCCAGCTGCGCTCCATCCAGGCGACCCTGAAGAGTCTGGAGCAGCAGACTAGAGAGAGGGTGGCCCAGCGCAAGGCCAACCAGGAGGCAGAgaagtccatgccccgacgtcTCGGCAGACTCAA GTTCCAGGCTCAGGATCTAGAGGTCCAGCTAAGTAATGAGATTCCTGGATCCCTGCGGACACTCAAG CCAGAGGGCAGTGTCCTCAAGGACCGCTTCAAGAGTATGCAGAAGAGGAACATGATTGAGCCCAGAGAACGAGCCAA GTTCAAGAGGAGACACAAGGTGAAGTATGTTGAGAAGAGGGCCTTCAAGGAGATCACCTAG